The window TATTATTGACCACACGTAAACAAAATAAAGTCTCAAACGGCGGCAAAGAGGTAAAGTCTCTCTGTTCTACGGTATCTGGGTTTGATTTGGAAACGCTCGTATCGTGTGTGACCGTGACGTTCAAGTACGTGTCACGGCTATGGGGAATTTACTTCAGAATCGTGAGGGATCTTCCACTTCTCATCTCACAGCTCCTCTGGCTTTCAAAGGCAAGCAGAAACAGGTTTGCCGATGATCTTTGGTTGTAGCGTGGAGGAAAAACATATCAATCTTTCACCTTTTAACATATGTTGCTATACGATGGGTTCTTTTACTTACTAATTACTATGGATACTTGAATTCTCAAATGCTTGGTAGATTGGACAAGGTCGTCAGAGAGAAGTGTTTACACACTTTGTGTCACTTCCGTTAGTTACCTATCCTGAGTTGAAGGAAAAACTTGAGGCTTTCCAGAATTCTATATTGGGTAACAACAATGATAAGGTTCTTCCACTCAGATTTCAGAACACTTTAGCTCGTAAGTCGTAAGtccaaaaacagaggaaataacGAATTAAGAGTTTATTAGTAGTAttaaacttgttttgtttctatgaCTTGTCCTTTTGATATTGGACACAGAGATGGGAATCGAAAAATCGATTTTTGTTTCGCCCAAAACTTTCCATTTGACTGTGGTTATGTTAAAGTTAGAGAACAATGAATCTGTGGTCAAAGCTCAGAATATCCTTAAGGTATATAATTAATTTCCCATGTATTAAGAGATATAGTATCCTTCTTTTATCTTCTAGGATTGCTTTGGTGACTGAGgtgttgtctttcttttttttccctttctgaAAATCAGAGTATTTCTCCTAATGTGAGGCAGGCTTTGATGAACCGACCTGTCTTCATAACACTCAGGGGATTGGTAAGAATCGTGAGGGATCTTCCACTTCTCATATCACTACATTTTTAGTGGCTTTGAAACATATAGTCTTTGACTCAATCCCAATGGTCTGCTTTGTGTCTTTTTGTCTCTTGTTAAGGAATGTATGAATGGATCTTTTGACAAAACCCGCGTTCTCTATGCTCCTGTTGAAGAAGTTGGGCATGAGGGTCGCCTGCTAAGCGCTTGTCGTATCCAAAGAGCTTATTTTTACTTGACCAAACACAAGACTTTAAATTTCTATGCAAGAGCTTTAATTTTGAACTCTTTGACTCTCTAGTTCAGATGTTATCATTGATGCATTTGAAAATGCTGGATTTGCTGGTAAAGACGCAAAGTCACGCTTGAAGGTAATGCTTCAAACTCTCCTATTTGGTTACTAGGACAAAGAAAGTGatccattgaaaaaaaaaacattaatttctcttttacttCTGCTTCATGCTTGTTCCGTATTTTTGCAGCTACATGCCACGGTGATGAATGCAAGCTACAGAAAAGATAAAAGCAGAAAGATGGATACTACTTTTGATGCAAGAGAGATACACAAAGAGTTTGGGAACAAGGATTGGGGAACATATTTAATCAGAGAAGCTCATATCTCACAACGCTTTAAATATGACCTGAATGGCTACTTCCATTGCTGCGCTTCACTACCTTTTCCACATAAGTGACATTGAAAACGATCAAATCTCCTCTTAAAGGTTTTGTTGTAGGAGAACTGATGTTTTCTCGGTGACAAACTATGATCAGTGTGTATGTCAATATGTAACTGTTTCTATATAATGTGTATGTGTCACAGAAATTGGTAACACTACGGGTTTGTAACTTGTGTTTGTAAGATTTGTTTTGGACAGTGTATAGTATTGAAATATACACATTTGCTAGACTTGAGTCACTTGACAATATATTTAGGGTCATAACGGTTAAGCTTTGGAAgtatatggtaaaatatataattctctGGAAGTGATGGGGTTAGTAGTAAATAGTCGTAAATAGTGGCGGAAGAAAAAGATGTCTCACGGCTGATCACCGGAGGAGGAGAGTAAGATGTTAACTTGCAGGACTCTGTTTAGGTTCGTTCtctcatcaaaataaaaattgattctTTCTTCGAAATTCTATAATCTGATATCAAAttcttcaaaaccctaaattaaattttgttccTTTCGTGGGTTGGATTAGAAAAAATCGTGAAAAGTGTTTGTTTGATTCTGGCTTTCTAGGATTGATCGTGTATTCGGGTTTACAAGTAGATCTTTTCAATCGAAGTCGGTAAAGTTCAATACTTTGTTGTCTCCTTGGCATTTTGTTACTGTAGTTTTTAGGAAATGTAATCTTTATAAGTGCTCTGAGattgttttgaacttttgatgttTTGTGGTGGCTACACCACTTCAACGTGGCAGGAATCTTTTAGTATCTTGAGCTATAGGGTAAGTGAGAAGAGGGCCATGGATGGAttcaagaagcagaagaagatggtAAATTTAGTGTGGAGACCTATCTCCACTCAATCCTCTTCAGTTATTATTGCAGGTTAAGCATCTTTTACTTAGGCTGTTTAATTGTATGGTTTTGTTCAGATTTAAAAACATTCCATCTTACATTGCTTTCTCATGATGAGACAGAAGCTGGAAAGGATGTCCGAGAAGCAGCTCAGTGTAGCAAATCAAGTGATGTTTCTGAAGAAGTTATTGAAGGAGGAAGGAGTGAGACAGCCTCAGTTGTATCAGCTGGAAAGCATTCAGTTTCTCTTGAGGtccttttttcttatatgttaCTTGAAGTTTCTTTTTAGCCTCTTGTTTCAATTACTTTAACTGACTTTTGTGTGATTGGTTTTAGGTTGGGGCTTCTTTGATTAAGTTCATTAGAGGGAAAGAGTAAGATTTCTTCTAGTTTCTTAATCATATACTTCGAGGCTTTCTTCAACCCCGCATGTCTCTATGTGCCAATGGGTTTGCATTCTTTGCAAAAGAGGAACTACGCAGATGAAACTTGAAGAGGAAATGGGAGCGAAGATCATTCTTCCATCATCAAGGAATGAAGACCACATCAGTAAGTTTTTGAAAGAAACTGTAATGTATATAACCTGATGTCTATGCCACCATTTTCCAACTCATTTTTGTTCAACAATTGTATCCTTTGTCTTTGCAGTCATTGAAGGTGGTTCAGTGGACTGTGTGACTAAAGCTTCAGAAAGAATAGAGACCATAATCGACGAGGTTCTTTATTATTTCACTTTGATCCTTAGTATCATGCTtgaccttttcttttcttttcctttttgctctCCTTTTTTTCCTTGCTGATTCTGCGCATTTGAAACTCACATTCTAGGTCGTACGGAGTCCGAGTCTTGATTACTCACACTTTGTATCACTTCCATTAGCCATACACCCTGAGTTAGTGGAAAAGCTAGTGAACTTTCAGAACTCTATACTCGGAAACAATAGCATAGCTGGTGATGAACAAGATGACCAAGCTGATAGATCAACCACAAGTGTGGCGGTTGATCTAAAAGCTAATAGTGAAACAAACCAGGTCAATGTGGATATCAAGAGCATACCAATTGTCAGTTACCCGCCTAAGGCCAAAGCAAAGTCATCTACTTTATTGGGTAAGAAAATTACTAAAATCATTGAatctgagaaagaagaaaacttggTCTCTCTTATATGCTCAGTAAATTTTATGCATTGGCAGACTTGGGGATTGAGAAGTCCGTTTTTATTAAGCCGAACACTTTTCACTTGACTGTGCTTATGTTAAAGTTATGGAACAAAGATCGTGTCAATGTAGCGCGTGATATTCTAAAGGTAATTTCTTTTTGAAGAGATGGTTTCATTCATTTAGAAATGCTTCATGAATTTGAGTGTTTTCTATTCTTAAATCCAGAGTATATCTCCTAGTGTGATGGACGCTTTGGATAACAGACCAATATTCATAAGACTTAAAGGATTGGTAAGTTGATACATCCttggcttttaattttttttacaattcatTTACGGCTAATGGTATATTGTCATTTTGTGGTATCTTCTTAAGGACTGTATGAGAGGACCATTAGCCAAGGCTCGTGTGATTTATGTTCCTGTTGAAGAAATTGGCGATGAAGGCCGGCTTTTACGTGCCTGTCGTATCCTAGTTATTAGtaggataaatttttttttttttttatcacttatCAGTGGGGCATGGTTTAGATTAAGGCTTTAGCGTATGtgcttttgattttcttaatccCAAGCTTAGAAGTTATTACTGATGCATTTGTGAAAGCTGGGCTTGTTCTCGAGAAAGATGCAAAGCAGAGCTTGAAGGTAAGAGCTTTCTGGTGAGATGGTTGCAGCCACTTTATATTTTTGGCTGAAAGCTCAAAACTAATGGACTTGAAAGTGCTTTGGTTTACTTTATTTTTCCATTCGTTTTTGTTTGCAGCTGCACGCGACCGTGATGAATGCGAGGCACAGGAAAAGGAGGTGATTGATTCCCAATTCCAGGTTTATGTTCagataaaaaggaaacaaaactcTGATTATTAGGAAATATATAACTTGTGTTCTCAGAAAGGACAATAGGAAGAGGATGGAGACGTTTGATGCAAGAGAGATACAAAAACGGTTGGAAATGAAGATTGGGGAGAATATCTGATCCGAGAAGCTCATCTCTCACAGCGTTTTGTATTCGACCAGAACGGTTATTACCGTTGCTGTGCGTCAATACCATTCCCAGGAGAGCTCAGAGCCTGAGATGAAACATGGAACCCGTCACAGTCTCAAAAATCTCAAGCTTTTTCACAGGTTTTTTGGTCCCAACAACATTAATAATCTCGCTGTTTC is drawn from Camelina sativa cultivar DH55 chromosome 1, Cs, whole genome shotgun sequence and contains these coding sequences:
- the LOC104781091 gene encoding uncharacterized protein LOC104781091 isoform X1; this translates as MGNLLQNREGSSTSHLTAPLAFKGKQKQIGQGRQREVFTHFVSLPLVTYPELKEKLEAFQNSILGNNNDKVLPLRFQNTLAQMGIEKSIFVSPKTFHLTVVMLKLENNESVVKAQNILKSISPNVRQALMNRPVFITLRGLVRIECMNGSFDKTRVLYAPVEEVGHEGRLLSACHVIIDAFENAGFAGKDAKSRLKLHATVMNASYRKDKSRKMDTTFDAREIHKEFGNKDWGTYLIREAHISQRFKYDLNGYFHCCASLPFPHK
- the LOC104781091 gene encoding uncharacterized protein LOC104781091 isoform X2; translation: MGNLLQNREGSSTSHLTAPLAFKGKQKQIGQGRQREVFTHFVSLPLVTYPELKEKLEAFQNSILGNNNDKVLPLRFQNTLAQMGIEKSIFVSPKTFHLTVVMLKLENNESVVKAQNILKSISPNVRQALMNRPVFITLRGLECMNGSFDKTRVLYAPVEEVGHEGRLLSACHVIIDAFENAGFAGKDAKSRLKLHATVMNASYRKDKSRKMDTTFDAREIHKEFGNKDWGTYLIREAHISQRFKYDLNGYFHCCASLPFPHK